In Streptomyces sp. SN-593, a single genomic region encodes these proteins:
- a CDS encoding STAS domain-containing protein, with the protein MTPLTITIRDAGTGPVLEITGDLDHATVPDLRAALDGLTLAAGQLLVVDLAALDFCDSSGISGLLAARNLATEHGARIALAAVPANTARVLRLVGLDRVFAIHPDATTATAPDSATG; encoded by the coding sequence ATGACCCCACTGACGATCACCATCCGAGACGCCGGCACCGGTCCCGTACTGGAGATCACCGGCGACCTCGACCACGCCACGGTGCCCGACCTGCGGGCCGCCCTGGACGGTCTGACCCTGGCCGCGGGGCAGTTGCTCGTCGTCGACCTGGCGGCCCTGGACTTCTGCGACTCCAGCGGCATCAGCGGCCTGCTGGCGGCCCGGAACCTGGCCACCGAGCACGGCGCCCGCATCGCCCTGGCCGCGGTCCCCGCCAACACCGCCCGCGTCCTGCGCCTCGTCGGCCTGGACCGGGTCTTCGCGATCCACCCCGACGCCACGACGGCCACCGCCCCCGACTCCGCCACCGGCTGA
- a CDS encoding SigB/SigF/SigG family RNA polymerase sigma factor, which yields MTTAARQEPLTPVPAAADRPGPRSTAGLPAVDNPGALPPKDARALTGIFFARLDELEEGTWEYQYVRNTLIEMNQSLVQFAARPFRHRGGDDAEDVFQVGMVGLIKAVDRFDPSREVMFPTFALPYIRGEIKRHLRDATWAVHVPRRMQELRVELAKAKEDLENDLGAAPSVSQLARRMGLEESEVVQATTAANGYSTASLDAVFDGGTTGGSRSGHRSPAETLGALDPAVELFENCHSLAPALRELTERELCLLRLRFGEERTQQQIGDELGCSQMHVSRQLSRIYLKLRTSLLADPA from the coding sequence ATGACCACTGCCGCCCGGCAAGAACCCCTCACCCCCGTCCCCGCTGCGGCGGACCGCCCGGGACCCCGGTCCACCGCCGGCCTTCCGGCGGTCGACAACCCCGGGGCGCTGCCGCCCAAGGACGCGCGGGCGCTGACCGGGATCTTCTTCGCCCGGCTGGACGAGTTGGAGGAGGGGACATGGGAGTACCAGTACGTGCGCAACACGCTCATCGAGATGAACCAGTCGCTCGTGCAGTTCGCGGCGCGGCCGTTCCGGCACCGCGGCGGCGACGACGCCGAGGACGTCTTCCAGGTCGGGATGGTGGGCCTGATCAAGGCGGTCGACCGCTTCGACCCCAGCCGTGAGGTGATGTTCCCGACCTTCGCGCTGCCGTACATCCGCGGCGAGATCAAGCGCCACCTGCGGGACGCGACCTGGGCGGTGCACGTGCCCCGGCGGATGCAGGAACTGCGGGTGGAGCTGGCCAAGGCCAAGGAGGACCTGGAGAACGACCTGGGCGCCGCGCCGAGCGTCAGCCAGCTCGCGCGCCGGATGGGGCTGGAGGAGAGCGAGGTCGTCCAGGCCACGACGGCGGCGAACGGGTACTCCACGGCGTCCCTGGACGCCGTGTTCGACGGCGGGACCACCGGCGGGAGCCGCAGTGGCCACCGCTCCCCCGCCGAGACCCTCGGGGCTCTTGACCCGGCGGTGGAGCTCTTCGAGAACTGCCACAGTCTCGCCCCGGCGCTGCGCGAGCTGACCGAGCGGGAGCTGTGCCTGCTCCGGCTCCGCTTCGGCGAGGAGCGGACGCAGCAGCAGATCGGCGACGAACTGGGCTGCTCGCAGATGCACGTGTCCCGGCAGCTCTCCCGGATCTACCTCAAGCTGAGGACGAGCCTGCTGGCCGACCCCGCCTGA
- the crtI gene encoding phytoene desaturase family protein: protein MTRTVPGRTDHVVVVGAGLSGLAAALHLLGAGRRVTVVERDPGPGGRAGRLDLGGYRFDTGPTVLTMPDLLAEAFAAVGESLRDRLDLIELHPAYRARFADGSSLDVHTRPDAMEEAVRAFAGPAEAAGYRRLRSWLEELYRVQMRRFIDANLDSPLDLLHPDLARLAALGGFGRLDAAIGRHLRDERLRRVFSFQALYAGVPPARALAAYAVIAYMDTVAGVFFPRGGMHAVPRALADAAADAGAELAYGQEAVALERGTGGRVTAVRTTERRIACDAVVLSCELTHAYRLLERVPRRPLALRRSPSAVVLHAGTDRTWPGLAHHTLSFGRAWRTTFRELTATGRLMSDPSLLITRPTTHDPSLAPPGRHVHYVLAPCPNTDIGPDAVAWRSLGPRYRDQVVAELERRGLAGLGAAIEREDLVTPAHWTAQGHMAGTPFSLAHTFGQTGPFRPANLVRGTENAVLAGCGTTPGVGVPTALVSGKLAAARITGAGRSRPARPRSSFDTTALRPAQKGPA, encoded by the coding sequence GTGACGCGCACCGTGCCCGGTCGCACCGACCACGTCGTGGTGGTCGGCGCGGGGCTGTCCGGACTGGCGGCGGCGCTGCACCTGCTCGGCGCCGGCCGGCGGGTCACCGTGGTCGAGCGCGACCCCGGGCCCGGCGGGCGGGCCGGGCGACTGGACCTGGGCGGATACCGCTTCGACACCGGGCCCACGGTGCTGACCATGCCCGACCTCCTGGCCGAGGCGTTCGCCGCGGTCGGCGAGTCCCTGCGCGACCGGTTGGACCTGATCGAGCTGCATCCGGCCTACCGGGCGAGGTTCGCCGACGGCAGCAGCCTGGACGTGCACACCCGACCCGACGCCATGGAGGAGGCGGTCCGCGCCTTCGCCGGCCCCGCCGAGGCGGCCGGCTACCGGCGGTTGCGGTCCTGGCTGGAGGAGCTGTACCGGGTGCAGATGCGCCGGTTCATCGACGCCAACCTCGACTCCCCGCTGGACCTGCTCCACCCCGACCTGGCCCGCCTGGCGGCCCTCGGCGGGTTCGGCCGGCTCGACGCGGCGATCGGCCGGCACCTGCGCGACGAGCGTCTGCGCCGCGTCTTCTCCTTCCAGGCCCTCTACGCCGGTGTCCCGCCCGCCCGCGCGCTCGCCGCCTACGCGGTGATCGCCTACATGGACACCGTCGCCGGGGTGTTCTTCCCGCGCGGCGGCATGCACGCCGTGCCCCGCGCGCTCGCCGACGCCGCGGCGGACGCCGGAGCGGAACTCGCGTACGGCCAGGAGGCGGTCGCCCTGGAGCGCGGGACCGGTGGCCGGGTCACCGCGGTACGCACCACCGAGCGCCGCATCGCCTGCGACGCGGTCGTCCTGAGCTGCGAGCTGACCCACGCCTACCGCCTTCTGGAGCGCGTCCCCCGCCGGCCGCTGGCCCTGCGCCGTTCACCGTCCGCCGTCGTCCTGCACGCGGGCACCGACCGCACCTGGCCCGGACTGGCCCACCACACCCTCTCGTTCGGCCGCGCCTGGCGCACCACCTTCCGGGAGCTGACCGCGACGGGCCGCCTGATGAGCGACCCGTCCCTGCTGATCACCCGGCCCACCACCCACGACCCGTCGCTCGCGCCGCCCGGCCGGCACGTCCACTACGTGCTCGCGCCCTGCCCCAACACCGACATCGGCCCCGACGCCGTCGCGTGGCGGTCGCTGGGCCCGCGCTACCGCGACCAGGTCGTCGCGGAGCTGGAACGCCGCGGCCTGGCCGGACTCGGGGCCGCGATCGAGCGGGAGGACCTGGTCACCCCCGCGCACTGGACCGCGCAGGGCCACATGGCCGGGACCCCGTTCTCGCTGGCCCACACCTTCGGGCAGACCGGGCCCTTCCGCCCGGCCAACCTGGTGCGCGGCACCGAGAACGCCGTACTGGCCGGCTGCGGCACCACCCCCGGAGTCGGGGTGCCCACCGCCCTGGTCTCGGGGAAGCTCGCCGCCGCCCGCATCACCGGCGCGGGCCGGTCCCGTCCCGCGCGCCCCCGCAGCTCCTTCGACACCACCGCCCTTCGCCCGGCGCAGAAGGGACCGGCATGA
- a CDS encoding Crp/Fnr family transcriptional regulator: MNGVREPRGAAARAFSAGEEALLRGAGRPKEWPAGAVVLVEGGPPEGVVLIHEGLVKTTADTPGGYTSLLAVRGPGELVGELSCLDRRPRSATVMAVRPVRGTVIAADRFLRLLEQHDALALSLVRSITGRLRASDRLRADQGALPAQARVARVLLDLALHHGAGVPRAPGARVVALSQSEVASASGTSRESVVRALRQLQRDGVVSTARGRITVHDLRALAHWTDPPGARTPHRRPGAPAGRCHR, translated from the coding sequence GTGAACGGGGTGCGGGAGCCGCGGGGAGCGGCGGCGAGGGCGTTCTCCGCCGGCGAGGAGGCGCTGCTGCGCGGCGCGGGCCGGCCGAAGGAGTGGCCGGCCGGCGCGGTCGTCCTCGTCGAGGGCGGTCCTCCGGAGGGCGTCGTCCTGATCCACGAGGGCCTGGTGAAGACGACCGCCGACACCCCCGGCGGGTACACGAGCCTGCTCGCCGTGCGGGGTCCCGGGGAACTGGTGGGGGAACTGTCCTGCCTGGACCGGCGGCCCCGCTCGGCCACCGTGATGGCCGTGCGACCGGTGCGCGGCACCGTCATCGCCGCCGACCGCTTCCTCCGCCTGCTGGAGCAGCACGACGCCCTGGCCCTCAGCCTGGTCCGCAGCATCACCGGCCGGCTGCGCGCGTCCGACCGGCTGCGTGCCGACCAGGGCGCCCTGCCCGCGCAGGCACGGGTCGCCCGCGTCCTGCTGGACCTGGCCCTGCACCACGGCGCCGGGGTTCCCCGCGCGCCCGGCGCCCGCGTCGTCGCGCTCTCCCAGTCCGAGGTGGCGAGCGCCTCCGGAACCTCCCGCGAGTCGGTGGTGCGGGCCTTGCGGCAACTCCAGCGCGACGGGGTCGTCTCCACCGCGCGCGGCCGGATCACCGTGCACGACCTGCGGGCCCTGGCCCACTGGACCGACCCGCCGGGCGCTCGCACCCCGCACCGGCGCCCGGGGGCGCCGGCAGGCCGTTGCCACCGCTGA
- a CDS encoding phytoene/squalene synthase family protein: MTRRELDAAGIDDPRLRSDYLRCRALNARHGRTYFLATRLLPPARRPAVHALYGFARWADDIVDDLAGTARPADREAALTRLDTALRDGLAAGRAGEEPVVRAVADTARRYAIDPAHFTDFMASMRSDLQVTDYADLPALRRYMHGSAEVIGLQMLPVLGHVVPREEAEPHAAALGVAFQMTNFLRDVGEDLDRGRIYLPADLLAAHRADRALLRWSRATGRPDRRITAVLREFAHLTRCVYREALPGIPMLDPVARPCIRTASVLYGGILTAVERDGWSVLHRRSAVPTAVRACVALDGLVRVGAARARAAGTRRRGHVAVREAA, translated from the coding sequence ATGACACGGCGCGAACTCGATGCCGCCGGCATCGACGACCCGCGGCTGCGCTCCGACTACCTGCGCTGCCGCGCGCTGAACGCCCGGCACGGCCGCACCTACTTCCTGGCCACCCGACTGCTGCCGCCCGCCCGGCGCCCCGCCGTGCACGCGCTGTACGGCTTCGCCCGATGGGCCGACGACATCGTGGACGACCTCGCCGGCACGGCCCGGCCCGCCGACCGTGAGGCGGCCCTGACGCGGTTGGACACGGCCCTGCGCGACGGGCTGGCCGCGGGACGCGCGGGGGAGGAGCCGGTGGTGCGCGCCGTGGCCGACACCGCCCGCCGGTACGCCATCGACCCCGCGCACTTCACCGACTTCATGGCGTCCATGCGCAGCGACCTCCAGGTCACCGACTACGCCGACCTGCCCGCGCTACGCCGCTACATGCACGGGTCCGCCGAGGTGATCGGACTCCAGATGCTGCCGGTCCTCGGCCACGTCGTCCCGCGGGAAGAGGCCGAACCGCACGCCGCGGCGCTGGGGGTGGCCTTCCAGATGACCAACTTCCTGCGCGACGTCGGCGAGGACCTCGACCGCGGCCGGATCTACCTGCCGGCCGACCTGCTCGCCGCGCACCGCGCGGACCGGGCGCTGCTGCGGTGGAGCCGCGCCACCGGCCGCCCCGACAGGCGGATCACCGCGGTCCTGCGCGAGTTCGCCCACCTGACCCGGTGCGTCTACCGCGAGGCCCTGCCCGGCATCCCCATGCTCGACCCCGTTGCCCGGCCGTGCATCCGCACCGCGTCGGTCCTCTACGGCGGCATCCTGACCGCGGTCGAGCGCGACGGCTGGTCGGTGCTGCACCGGCGGTCGGCCGTCCCGACCGCGGTTCGCGCCTGCGTCGCGCTCGACGGCCTGGTCCGGGTCGGCGCGGCCCGGGCACGGGCCGCCGGCACCAGGCGGCGGGGGCACGTCGCGGTCCGGGAGGCGGCGTGA
- a CDS encoding GAF and ANTAR domain-containing protein, which translates to MTLTDRPQSSAPDVIALLLETATLDDFLQALAGRSLELAPHADGCGVTIERQGRPVTVSSAGASATKLDEAQYGQDDGPCLQAMRTGRIVSVTDTLSESRWGDYPAYAAACGARSSLSLPIAPHTDSAGALNLYAPVPGAFADTDLAPLKLLAAQATGAIALAQRLSDAQEFATDLQTALRSRTVIDQAMGVIMGQQRCTAEKAFDVLRAASQHRNIKLRELCAELIASITGQPPASEELHPRRP; encoded by the coding sequence ATGACATTGACGGACAGGCCACAGTCCTCGGCACCGGACGTGATCGCGCTGCTGCTGGAGACCGCCACGTTGGACGACTTCCTCCAGGCCCTGGCCGGCCGCTCGCTCGAACTGGCCCCTCACGCCGACGGGTGCGGAGTGACCATCGAACGGCAGGGCCGCCCGGTGACGGTGTCGAGCGCGGGTGCCAGCGCCACGAAGCTGGACGAGGCCCAGTACGGCCAGGACGACGGCCCCTGTCTCCAGGCGATGCGCACCGGACGGATCGTCAGCGTCACCGACACCCTCAGCGAGAGCCGCTGGGGCGACTACCCCGCCTACGCCGCGGCCTGCGGCGCCCGCTCGTCGCTGTCGCTGCCGATAGCCCCGCACACCGACAGCGCCGGGGCCCTGAACCTGTACGCACCGGTCCCGGGCGCGTTCGCCGACACGGACCTGGCCCCGCTGAAACTGCTGGCCGCCCAGGCCACCGGCGCGATAGCACTGGCCCAACGCCTGTCCGACGCCCAGGAGTTCGCCACCGACCTCCAGACCGCCCTGCGGTCGCGGACCGTCATCGACCAGGCCATGGGCGTCATCATGGGGCAGCAGCGCTGCACCGCCGAGAAGGCGTTCGACGTCCTGCGGGCCGCCTCCCAGCACCGCAACATCAAACTCCGCGAGCTGTGCGCGGAGCTGATCGCCAGCATCACCGGCCAGCCTCCGGCCAGCGAGGAACTGCACCCGCGCCGGCCGTGA
- a CDS encoding GAF and ANTAR domain-containing protein — MHEPGTPDLTGLLLSTRTLESFLEALARSAMDCALGSDGCGITLQRGRRPLTVASAGKSAERLDERQYGQDDGPCLEALRTGHEVSVTDMSTDDRWDGYPAFAAAEGTYSSYSIPLAQRGDTAGALNLYAPTTRAFTDIDVMALRSLAAEASGAIALAQQMADAHEYAADLKAALDSRRVIDQAIGVVMAQQRCAPQQAFQLLRQASQHRNVKLRDLCEQLIGRFGGTGQAPDLRPRQ; from the coding sequence ATGCACGAGCCGGGCACACCGGACCTGACGGGCCTGCTCCTGAGCACACGGACCCTGGAGAGCTTCCTCGAAGCACTCGCCCGGAGCGCGATGGACTGCGCGCTCGGCTCCGACGGCTGCGGCATCACCCTCCAGCGCGGCCGCCGCCCGCTCACCGTGGCCAGCGCGGGGAAGTCCGCGGAGCGGCTGGACGAGAGGCAGTACGGCCAGGACGACGGGCCCTGCCTGGAAGCGCTGCGCACGGGACACGAGGTCAGCGTCACCGACATGTCGACGGACGACCGCTGGGACGGCTACCCGGCCTTCGCGGCGGCCGAGGGCACCTACTCGTCGTACTCGATCCCGCTCGCGCAGCGCGGCGACACGGCCGGCGCGCTCAACCTGTACGCGCCGACGACACGGGCGTTCACGGACATCGACGTGATGGCCCTGCGTTCGCTCGCGGCCGAGGCGTCAGGTGCCATCGCCCTGGCCCAGCAGATGGCCGACGCCCACGAGTACGCCGCCGACCTGAAGGCCGCGCTGGACTCCCGGAGGGTCATCGACCAGGCGATCGGTGTCGTCATGGCCCAGCAGCGGTGCGCCCCCCAGCAGGCGTTCCAGCTCCTCCGCCAGGCGTCCCAGCACCGCAACGTCAAGCTGCGCGACCTCTGCGAACAACTGATCGGCCGCTTCGGAGGCACGGGCCAGGCCCCGGACCTGCGTCCGCGTCAGTGA
- a CDS encoding PP2C family protein-serine/threonine phosphatase, with protein MCRAGRTPGPDEEQDRKQGGEQDGERDKEGTDAAFTALLEDSTEELYEQAPCGYLSTLMDGTVAKVNATLLDWLGLDRSEVVGRMRFTDLLTVGSRLYHETHVAPLLRLKGEASGIAMDVKAAAGRMPVLVTSLVKTSQDGAPLLIRTTVFDARDRRAYEAELLRGRQAAEEARRRAEADRERLQEALAVLQQNLLPAELPAVPGLEASSSYHTASPDLLGGDFYDLFPLDTGRWGFFLGDVCGKGPQAAAVTSLTRYTLRAAALHDPDPVTVLTTLNTVLYERYSSGNARYCTAIFGVLEPGDGHVGVHLASGGHPSALIQRAGGTADYLPTHGGMLIGVLPQAEFTAARTRLLPGDTLLLYTDGLTEARVGPDRGLYGEDALRAFTAAQPPAGPHALVAALNGLLSGFGDGLDDDTALLALGVPSPPPTTASES; from the coding sequence ATGTGCCGCGCCGGCCGGACGCCCGGGCCGGACGAGGAGCAGGACCGGAAGCAGGGCGGAGAGCAGGACGGGGAGCGGGACAAGGAGGGCACGGACGCGGCGTTCACCGCGCTGCTGGAGGACAGCACGGAGGAGCTGTACGAACAGGCGCCCTGCGGCTACCTGTCGACGCTGATGGACGGCACCGTCGCGAAGGTCAACGCCACGCTGCTGGACTGGCTGGGCCTGGACCGCTCCGAGGTGGTGGGGCGGATGCGGTTCACGGATCTGCTCACCGTGGGCAGCAGGCTCTACCACGAGACGCACGTCGCGCCGCTGCTCCGGTTGAAGGGCGAGGCCAGCGGTATCGCCATGGACGTCAAGGCAGCCGCCGGCCGCATGCCGGTGCTGGTCACGTCCCTGGTGAAGACCAGCCAGGACGGCGCCCCGCTGCTGATCCGCACCACCGTCTTCGACGCCCGCGACCGCCGCGCCTACGAGGCCGAGCTGCTGCGCGGCCGCCAGGCGGCGGAGGAGGCACGCCGGCGGGCCGAGGCCGACCGCGAGCGGCTCCAGGAGGCGCTCGCCGTCCTCCAGCAGAACCTGCTGCCCGCCGAACTGCCCGCCGTGCCGGGCCTGGAGGCCAGCTCCTCCTACCACACCGCCTCCCCGGACCTGCTCGGCGGAGACTTCTACGACCTGTTCCCCCTGGACACCGGCAGGTGGGGGTTCTTCCTCGGCGACGTGTGCGGAAAGGGGCCCCAGGCCGCCGCGGTCACGTCGCTGACCCGCTACACCCTGCGGGCCGCCGCGCTCCACGACCCCGACCCGGTCACCGTGCTGACCACGTTGAACACGGTGCTGTACGAGCGGTACAGCAGCGGCAACGCCCGCTACTGCACCGCGATCTTCGGGGTCCTGGAGCCCGGCGACGGGCACGTCGGGGTGCACCTGGCCTCCGGCGGCCACCCCTCGGCACTCATCCAGCGTGCCGGCGGCACCGCCGACTACCTGCCCACCCACGGCGGCATGCTCATCGGTGTCCTGCCCCAGGCCGAGTTCACCGCCGCGCGCACCCGCCTGCTGCCGGGCGACACCCTGCTCCTCTACACCGACGGCCTGACCGAAGCCCGCGTCGGCCCCGACCGCGGGCTGTACGGCGAGGACGCCCTGCGCGCCTTCACCGCCGCGCAGCCGCCGGCCGGCCCGCACGCCCTGGTCGCCGCGCTGAACGGACTGCTCTCCGGCTTCGGCGACGGCCTCGACGACGACACCGCGCTCCTCGCCCTCGGTGTCCCCTCCCCGCCTCCCACCACCGCGAGTGAAAGCTGA
- a CDS encoding alpha/beta fold hydrolase — protein sequence MDIRRRNNVTVSGPADGPVLLLAHGFGCDQNMWRLVLPALARRFRVVLFDYVGSGRSDPSAWDERRYSALDGYARDVLEVVAELDLRDVTFVGHSVSAMVGVLAAAEAPDRFSRLVMVAPSPRYIDDDGYRGGFSAEEIDELLQSLEANYLGWSASMAPVIMGNADRPELGQELAASFCATDPDMARVFARTTFLSDSREDLKAVAVPTLVLECSQDLIAPRGVGAYVRDAIPGSRLVTLDAAGHCPQLSAPQATAGAITDFLAGSR from the coding sequence ATGGACATCCGCCGCAGGAACAACGTCACCGTCAGCGGCCCCGCCGACGGGCCCGTACTCCTGCTGGCGCACGGGTTCGGCTGTGACCAGAACATGTGGCGTCTGGTCCTCCCCGCCCTGGCGCGGAGATTCCGGGTGGTCCTCTTCGACTACGTGGGCTCGGGCCGGTCCGACCCCTCGGCCTGGGACGAGCGGCGCTACTCCGCCCTGGACGGGTACGCCCGGGACGTGCTGGAGGTGGTCGCGGAACTGGACCTGCGGGACGTGACGTTCGTGGGGCACTCGGTCAGCGCGATGGTCGGGGTGCTCGCCGCGGCCGAGGCGCCGGACCGGTTCTCCCGCCTGGTGATGGTCGCCCCGTCCCCGCGCTACATCGACGACGACGGCTACCGCGGCGGGTTCAGCGCGGAGGAGATCGACGAGCTGTTGCAGTCGCTGGAGGCGAACTACCTGGGCTGGTCGGCGTCGATGGCCCCGGTCATCATGGGCAACGCGGACCGGCCGGAGCTCGGGCAGGAGCTGGCCGCCTCGTTCTGCGCGACCGACCCGGACATGGCCCGGGTCTTCGCCCGCACGACGTTCCTGTCCGACAGCCGCGAGGACCTCAAGGCGGTCGCGGTGCCGACGCTGGTCCTGGAGTGCTCGCAGGACCTGATCGCTCCCCGCGGTGTCGGCGCCTACGTCCGCGACGCGATCCCCGGCAGCCGGCTGGTCACCCTGGACGCGGCGGGGCACTGCCCGCAGCTCAGCGCGCCGCAGGCCACCGCGGGGGCGATCACCGACTTCCTCGCCGGGAGCCGGTGA
- a CDS encoding polyprenyl synthetase family protein, with amino-acid sequence MSCSAWAAVPSSPCAPSVAVGAGPSPEDTPRTVSSVDGDPAAAVTEVLREVLEDRSDHARSLDPRFAEHVAGTLADFALSGASRRRAALVWWGWRACGGGAQTVDRGAARDTDRGAARDEERPPGRAPGAEDGPGHVLRVAAALELIQCCALIHDDLMDGSPRRRGGPAVHVRLAAGHEDTDRPAAGVPPAGAPAPFGWSAAVLVGDLALAWADDLLAETGLTGPTRAEVQALWREMRTEMVAGQYLDLAARPADAGSGDDALGTAVLKSGSYSVERPLSLGAALAAAPPDTRRTLRSVGRAAGLAFQLRDDQLGVFGDTAVTGKPSGDDIRQGKATHLVALALRRARRRGDRHALRVLGGALGNRELSPAGLDEVRAVLADTGACAAVEQRIADLVAACAVELRSARLDPAARDRLLDVLHAAAGGPVPRGPR; translated from the coding sequence GTGAGCTGTTCGGCCTGGGCCGCCGTGCCGTCCTCGCCCTGCGCCCCGTCCGTCGCGGTCGGCGCCGGCCCTTCGCCCGAGGACACGCCGCGGACGGTGTCGTCGGTGGACGGCGACCCGGCGGCCGCGGTCACCGAGGTGTTGCGCGAGGTGCTGGAGGACCGCTCGGACCACGCGAGGTCCCTCGACCCGCGTTTCGCGGAGCACGTCGCCGGGACGCTCGCCGACTTCGCCCTGTCCGGAGCCTCCAGGCGACGGGCGGCCCTGGTGTGGTGGGGCTGGCGGGCCTGCGGAGGCGGCGCCCAAACGGTGGACCGGGGCGCGGCCCGTGACACTGACCGGGGCGCGGCCCGTGACGAGGAGCGACCCCCGGGCCGCGCCCCGGGCGCCGAGGACGGTCCGGGACATGTGCTCCGGGTCGCCGCGGCGCTGGAACTCATCCAGTGCTGCGCCCTGATCCACGACGACCTGATGGACGGCTCCCCCCGCCGTCGCGGCGGTCCGGCCGTCCACGTGCGGCTCGCCGCGGGCCACGAGGATACGGACCGCCCCGCGGCCGGTGTGCCTCCCGCCGGAGCCCCCGCCCCGTTCGGATGGTCGGCGGCGGTCCTGGTCGGTGACCTCGCCCTCGCCTGGGCGGACGACCTCCTCGCCGAGACCGGGCTGACCGGGCCGACGCGCGCCGAGGTGCAGGCACTGTGGCGGGAGATGCGCACCGAGATGGTCGCCGGCCAGTACCTCGACCTGGCCGCGCGCCCCGCGGACGCCGGCTCGGGCGACGACGCGCTGGGCACCGCGGTGCTCAAGAGCGGTTCCTACAGCGTGGAACGCCCGCTGTCGCTCGGCGCGGCGCTGGCCGCAGCGCCCCCGGACACACGGCGGACCCTGCGCTCCGTCGGACGCGCGGCCGGACTCGCCTTCCAACTGCGCGACGACCAGCTCGGTGTCTTCGGCGACACCGCGGTGACGGGCAAGCCGTCGGGAGACGACATCCGCCAGGGCAAGGCGACCCACCTGGTGGCGCTCGCCCTGCGGCGGGCCCGTCGTCGAGGTGACCGGCACGCGCTGCGCGTCCTCGGCGGGGCGCTGGGCAACAGGGAGCTGTCGCCGGCCGGCCTGGACGAGGTCCGGGCGGTCCTCGCGGACACGGGAGCCTGTGCGGCCGTCGAGCAGCGCATCGCGGACCTCGTCGCCGCCTGCGCGGTCGAACTGCGGTCCGCGCGCCTCGATCCGGCGGCCCGCGACCGCCTGCTCGACGTGCTGCACGCGGCAGCGGGCGGACCCGTCCCCCGGGGCCCGCGATGA
- a CDS encoding Pycsar system effector family protein: MPGASAQQQATESAWRLLGTLMDWTGKADTKAAVVLSLESAVATTLVVLSDGWPPPSAGRGAAALALCHWAGTALLVVSAAVCVLAVTPRLDGAAHSRRRSVDCVYFGHLRNWDPADLADALRAHDPLPALTRELVAVSRICWRKHRLLQVSIALACAGTVLAATGAV; encoded by the coding sequence ATGCCAGGTGCGAGCGCACAGCAGCAGGCGACGGAATCCGCCTGGCGGCTCCTCGGAACCCTCATGGACTGGACGGGGAAGGCGGACACCAAGGCCGCGGTCGTCCTCAGCCTGGAGTCCGCGGTGGCGACGACCCTCGTGGTGCTGTCGGACGGCTGGCCGCCGCCGTCCGCGGGGCGGGGGGCGGCCGCCCTCGCCCTGTGCCACTGGGCGGGGACCGCTCTGCTCGTCGTGTCGGCCGCGGTCTGCGTCCTCGCCGTCACGCCGCGGTTGGACGGCGCCGCGCACAGCCGGCGACGGTCCGTCGACTGCGTCTACTTCGGCCACCTCCGCAACTGGGACCCGGCGGACCTCGCGGACGCCCTGCGCGCCCACGACCCCCTGCCGGCGCTCACCCGGGAGCTCGTCGCCGTCTCGCGCATCTGCTGGCGCAAGCACCGCCTCCTTCAGGTGTCGATCGCCCTGGCCTGCGCGGGAACCGTCCTGGCGGCCACGGGCGCCGTTTAG
- a CDS encoding Dps family protein, protein MSTPRYTVPGMSTRDGGAVIELLNLRLHALNDLALTLKHVHWNVVGPHFIAVHEMLDPQVEAVRAMVDETAERISTLGGSPHGTPGALVAERTWDDYGIGRAGAIAHLGALDVVYTGLIEEHRAVARATEETDPVTQDMLIGQLHSLELFQWFVRAHLETAGGDLSTAGAGTERGAAERAAGGDSSA, encoded by the coding sequence ATGAGCACGCCGCGGTACACCGTCCCCGGCATGTCGACCCGCGACGGCGGCGCGGTGATCGAACTCCTCAACCTGCGCCTGCACGCGCTCAACGACCTGGCCCTGACCCTCAAACACGTGCACTGGAACGTGGTCGGCCCGCACTTCATCGCCGTCCACGAGATGCTCGACCCGCAGGTCGAGGCGGTCCGGGCGATGGTCGACGAGACGGCCGAGCGGATCTCCACCCTCGGCGGCTCCCCGCACGGCACCCCGGGCGCCCTGGTCGCCGAGCGGACCTGGGACGACTACGGGATCGGCCGGGCCGGCGCCATCGCGCACCTGGGCGCGCTGGACGTGGTCTACACCGGTCTGATCGAGGAGCACCGCGCCGTGGCGCGCGCCACCGAGGAGACCGACCCGGTCACGCAGGACATGCTCATCGGCCAACTGCACAGCCTGGAACTCTTCCAGTGGTTCGTCCGCGCGCACCTGGAGACCGCCGGGGGCGACCTGAGCACCGCGGGGGCCGGGACGGAGCGCGGCGCCGCGGAACGGGCCGCCGGAGGCGACAGCTCCGCCTGA